In Thermotomaculum hydrothermale, a single genomic region encodes these proteins:
- a CDS encoding NADH-quinone oxidoreductase subunit N yields MNNILSQIASSSSLLLPEIVLIIGATVVLFGAFFAKKKTHLLAGLSILTLVIAAIALFKVPLNETGFFGLYKSDGFSLLIKVITLWVGLLVILLSIDFVDENKYSSAEYFSLILYSISGMFLMASANDLLTIFVSLELMAISVYVLVGYFKYTSISPEAAFKYFILGAFSSAFFIFGASIMYGLTGTTRIDLLFQKIPLVAPGLSLFAVIGVIFILVSLGFKIALFPFHQWAPDAYTGAPTPITAFMSVAPKAAALAIFIRIFIGAFGGIKYDWMPALAALSFMTMIWGNFAAIRQQNIKRMLAYSSIAHAGYMSLGIIAGTPIAIKAMILYLVAYSFMNIGAFAIVIILSKKDGFGENIEDYRGMAQVHPVLSAIMLIFMLSLAGIPPTIGFFGKFYLFGAAINSGLYFLVTVAVLASAVSLYYYFRVVKMMYLKEHKFTKQFELSLNEKAVVFLTIVGTLFVGIYPTPLFDAIKNVFGM; encoded by the coding sequence ATGAATAACATCCTCTCTCAGATAGCAAGTAGCAGTTCGCTGTTGCTGCCTGAGATTGTGCTTATAATAGGCGCAACAGTGGTGCTATTCGGAGCGTTTTTCGCTAAAAAGAAAACCCATTTGCTTGCAGGGTTATCAATACTTACTCTGGTAATTGCTGCAATCGCACTGTTTAAAGTGCCTTTAAATGAAACAGGCTTTTTTGGCTTGTACAAGTCAGACGGGTTTTCTCTCTTAATCAAGGTAATAACACTTTGGGTTGGATTACTTGTAATTTTACTGTCAATTGATTTTGTTGACGAAAACAAGTACTCTTCCGCTGAATATTTTTCATTAATCCTCTATTCTATAAGCGGAATGTTTTTAATGGCTTCCGCAAACGACTTGCTTACAATCTTTGTATCTCTTGAATTGATGGCTATTTCAGTTTATGTGCTTGTTGGTTACTTTAAGTACACAAGTATTTCCCCTGAAGCAGCGTTTAAATACTTTATTTTAGGGGCTTTTTCTTCAGCCTTCTTTATCTTCGGTGCATCAATAATGTACGGTTTAACAGGAACAACAAGGATTGATTTACTCTTTCAGAAAATCCCCCTTGTTGCACCTGGCTTAAGTTTATTTGCAGTAATCGGGGTGATTTTTATCCTTGTATCTTTGGGATTTAAAATTGCGCTTTTTCCATTCCACCAGTGGGCGCCTGATGCATACACAGGTGCACCGACACCAATTACCGCTTTTATGTCTGTTGCCCCAAAGGCTGCGGCACTTGCAATCTTTATCAGAATCTTTATAGGTGCATTCGGCGGGATTAAGTATGATTGGATGCCTGCGCTTGCAGCACTTTCCTTTATGACAATGATATGGGGTAACTTTGCGGCAATAAGGCAACAGAATATTAAGAGAATGCTTGCATATTCTTCAATTGCCCACGCAGGTTATATGTCGCTTGGGATAATTGCAGGGACACCTATAGCAATTAAGGCAATGATTCTTTACCTTGTTGCTTACTCATTTATGAATATTGGTGCATTTGCTATAGTTATTATTCTCTCCAAAAAAGACGGTTTTGGAGAGAATATTGAAGATTACAGAGGAATGGCTCAGGTTCACCCTGTTCTTTCTGCAATTATGCTAATCTTTATGCTTTCCCTTGCAGGGATTCCGCCAACAATAGGATTTTTCGGTAAATTCTATCTATTTGGTGCTGCAATAAATTCCGGTTTATACTTCCTTGTAACTGTGGCAGTTTTAGCATCTGCAGTTTCACTTTACTACTATTTCAGAGTTGTAAAGATGATGTACCTTAAAGAGCATAAATTTACCAAGCAGTTTGAACTTTCTTTAAATGAAAAAGCAGTTGTTTTTCTTACAATTGTTGGAACATTGTTTGTGGGAATTTACCCAACTCCCCTCTTTGATGCTATAAAGAATGTTTTTGGAATGTAG
- a CDS encoding DUF4139 domain-containing protein has product MRKGLILFVLLCTFFAFSSEVRVFNDKVVYYPDKPSSFIGFNKDVNVVCNNEVLPIFKGEKVPQNFSLFKTYIDYIKLKNDIATLKKQKEVIDKAFRSLQLKSNGDFALFLKNSENYAKKYSSIERKLNALKVKREKLEKLLKSSTYTLKPYFCDLPEKIYSFKMEFQGIQISTKNKLFINNDGKTCRVVKELSLLNRSGIDIKADEFYILAMNSSRYFEVIEFYPWTITGEPHIEPSDREGFLGAVPQTRRMMKTAAKEKMPVVNQLDTRIFLLNNISLPSNGVEKKFKIDEKEVKLTKRLVVYPYQSLDVYKEYSFKLPFAPLGSNWQVFAGKESYSNVTGTFDKETDVYRIFAGKEYAIDVKREPVLNMGSEEGFFSKKKIDKKGYKITLRNLGNKEKRVFVIDRIPVSTLEGIVVKDVKVKGLKKYNINKEGKLSGEVNLKPHDKIVIEVTFSVVYPADMDIYY; this is encoded by the coding sequence ATGAGAAAGGGTCTAATTTTATTTGTTTTACTGTGCACTTTCTTTGCTTTTTCTTCAGAAGTAAGGGTGTTTAATGACAAGGTTGTATATTACCCTGATAAGCCTTCATCTTTTATAGGTTTTAACAAGGATGTAAATGTTGTTTGCAACAATGAAGTTCTTCCCATTTTTAAAGGAGAGAAAGTCCCGCAGAATTTTTCCCTTTTTAAGACTTATATTGATTACATTAAATTAAAAAATGATATTGCAACATTAAAGAAACAAAAAGAGGTTATTGATAAGGCTTTTCGCAGTTTGCAGTTGAAAAGCAACGGAGATTTTGCACTCTTTTTGAAGAATTCAGAGAATTATGCAAAGAAATATTCTTCTATTGAAAGAAAATTAAATGCTTTGAAGGTTAAAAGGGAGAAGTTGGAGAAGCTGTTAAAGTCTTCAACATATACATTAAAGCCTTATTTTTGTGATTTACCTGAAAAGATTTATTCTTTTAAAATGGAGTTTCAGGGGATACAAATATCAACCAAAAACAAATTATTTATAAATAATGATGGAAAGACCTGCAGGGTTGTTAAAGAGTTGTCTCTTTTAAATAGAAGCGGAATTGATATTAAGGCAGATGAATTTTATATACTTGCAATGAATTCATCAAGATATTTTGAGGTTATTGAATTTTATCCGTGGACTATAACAGGGGAGCCTCATATTGAACCGTCAGATAGAGAAGGTTTTCTTGGTGCTGTGCCTCAAACAAGAAGGATGATGAAAACTGCTGCAAAAGAGAAGATGCCTGTTGTTAATCAACTTGATACAAGGATATTTTTGCTTAACAATATTTCACTTCCATCAAATGGGGTTGAGAAAAAGTTTAAAATTGATGAAAAAGAGGTTAAGTTAACTAAAAGGCTTGTTGTTTATCCTTATCAATCACTTGATGTTTACAAAGAGTATTCCTTTAAACTCCCATTTGCCCCATTGGGTTCTAACTGGCAGGTGTTTGCAGGAAAGGAGTCTTACTCTAATGTTACAGGGACATTTGACAAAGAAACAGATGTTTACAGGATATTTGCTGGGAAAGAGTATGCTATAGATGTTAAGAGAGAACCTGTTTTAAATATGGGAAGTGAAGAGGGCTTTTTCAGTAAAAAGAAAATTGACAAAAAGGGATATAAAATAACATTAAGAAATTTAGGGAATAAAGAAAAAAGAGTTTTTGTAATTGACAGAATTCCCGTTTCAACATTGGAAGGGATTGTTGTTAAAGATGTTAAGGTTAAAGGTTTGAAAAAGTATAATATTAATAAAGAGGGCAAATTAAGTGGCGAGGTTAATTTAAAACCGCACGATAAGATTGTTATAGAGGTAACATTTTCAGTAGTCTATCCTGCTGATATGGATATTTACTATTAA